The following is a genomic window from Pseudoalteromonas arctica A 37-1-2.
GTAGGCAGAGTAATTAAGTGATGGAAAATACCTGCTTCACGTGCGCCATCGCGCTGGAAGTTTTGCACTAGTAAATCGGCTGCTTGTGCAAGTTCTGTTGCATCCATTTCTGGTGCCATAAGGCCTTTATTATCAGTAATACTTGGGTAAGCACTAAGGTCACGACCTGCTTCTTCCCACTCTTGATACACTTGCTCACGAAACTTAAGCGTCCAGTTAAACGAAGGCGAGTTGTTGTATACCAGTTTTGCATTTGGTACGTGTTCTTTTACACGATTTACCAGTTCTGCAATTTGCTTAACATGTGGTTTTTCTGTTTCAATCCACAGTAAATCAGCGCCCGACTGCAAGCTCGTAATACAATCTAGTACTACGCGGTCTTTTTCAGTGCCTTCGCGAAATTGAAATAAACCGTTATCTAGGCGAGTTGGTTTACATAACTGGCCATTAATTTTCATTGCTGTGTCGCCTTCATTCAAGTCATCAACACCGTTAATTGGCGTCGTTTCTAAAAATGCATTGTATTGGCTTGCTAAGTCACCTGGTGTTTGCGACACAGGTACTTTTTGAGTAAGGCTTGCACCTAATGAATCTGTACGTGCCACAATAATACCGTTATCAATACCAAGTTCTAAAAAGGCGTAACGTACTGCGTTAATCTTTGCTAAAAAGTCTTCGTGTGGAACGGTCACTTTACCCGCTTGGTGACCACATTGTTTAGCGTCAGATACTTGGTTTTCTATTTGAATGGCACACGCACCGGCTTCAATCATTTTTTTAGCCAGTAAGTAAGTTGCTTCTTCGTTACCAAAACCTGCGTCAATATCAGCAATAATTGGCACAACATGAGTTTCAAAGTTGTCTATTTTATCAATAACAGCTTGAACATCGCCGCCATTCGCTTTTGCTGCATCTAGGTCGTTAAACAAGTGGTCTAGTTCACGTGCATCAGCTTGCTTTAAAAATGTGTAAATTTCTTCAATTAGCGCAGGTACCGATGTTTTTTCGTGCATGCTTTGATCAGGCAGCGGACCAAATGCAGAGCGAAGTGCTGCAACCATCCAGCCACTTAAGTATACATAGCTGCGTTTAGTTGTTTTTTGATGGCGCTTAATAGCCATCATCATTTGTTGGGCAGTAAAGCCATGCCAGCACCCTAAAGATTGGGTGTACAGGCTTGTGTCAGCGTCATATGCAGCCATATCTTCACGCATAACGTCTGCTGTGTATTGCGCAATTTCAATCCCTGTACGAAAACGGTTTTGTAAACGCATACGGCTTGCGTATTCAGGGTTAATAGCTTTCCATGCGCTGCCTTGTGATTGGCAAAGAGTAGAGAGTGTGTCTGTTTCGCGTTGATATGTTGTCATAATAAAATCCTTCGAACGAGTGTGTAAATTATTTTAATGTTGTGAGAGTGGCTAGGAGTGTGTTCCGTAGCGCTTAATTCAACATTAGGCTCCTTTTCTAGATTTAGTAAATTTATAGTTGTTATTGTGGCTATACATTTTGTGAATGGCTAAAAAGCACTCAACATTGCCTTTTTGAGTTATTGTTGCCTTAACGCACAAGCACACAACAACATCGCGACCGTTTAAGGAAGGCAATTATGTCCCACACTCTCACACATTCAGGACTCAGCGTAGACACACAACTCGCTGATTTTGTTAAAAATCAATTACTACCAGGCACTCACTTAAGTAAGCATCAATTTTGGCAAAGCTTTGCACATATAGTTCAAGCACTTACTCCTATAAATAAGGCACTGCTTGAAAAGCGAGAATTGCTTCAACAGCAAATAGATGACTACCATCTTGCTAATAAAACGTGGGATAGCGTTAAGTACCATGCCTTTTTGCAAGATATTGACTATTTAGTTAAAGAGCCTACCAACTTTGAAATTGAAACCCAAAATGTAGAACCCGAAGTAGCCCTTACAGCTGGCCCTCAGTTGGTTGTGCCTGTAAGTAACGCACGCTTTGCACTTAATGCCGCTAACGCACGTTGGGGTTCGTTATACGACGCTTTATACGGTACAGATGTGTTAAGCGAAGACGATGGAGCCGAAAAAGCCAATACCTACAATCCTGTTCGTGGTTTTAAGGTAATGGCCTACGCTCGCCAGTTTTTAGATAAAGCATTGCCGCTCACTAATGGCTCGCATATAGAAAGCACTAATTATTCAGTAGTAGATGGCGCACTTTTAATTACGTTACGTGATAGCTCTCAAACCACATTAGCTAACCCATCTCAGCTTATTGGCTATCAAGGTGAAGCACAAAACCCAACCGTAGTGTTATTAAAAAACAATGATTTACACATAGAGCTACATATCGATCACCACCACATTATTGGCCAAGCAGATAAAGCAGGCTTAAAAGATGTAGTGTTAGAGGCCGCGCTTACAACCATTATGGATTGTGAAGATTCTGTAGCTGCGGTAGATGCAGAAGATAAAGTACAAGTTTATAAAAATTGGCTTGGTTTGATGCAAGGTAACCTAGTTGAATCGTTTAAAAAAGGCGATAAAACTGTAGAGCGCACTCTGCAAAGTGATAAAACATACACCGCACTCGATGGCGGCACCGTTACTTTAAAAGGCCGTAGCATGATGTTTGTTAGAAACGTTGGCCATTTAATGACGAACCCTGCTATTACCGATGTGTACAATCAACCGGTATTTGAAGGCATTATGGATGCGATGTTTACTGCCACCGCTGCCCTGCACGACCTAAATAAAAAAACAGGTATTAAAAATACCAGCGCGCAAAGTATTAATATAGTAAAACCAAAAATGCATGGCCCTGAAGAGGTAGCGTTTACTAACACTTTATTTAGCTTAGTAGAGGAAGCGCTAAGCTTACCTAAAAACACGCTTAAAATGGGTATTATGGATGAAGAACGCCGTACTTCTGTAAACCTAAAAGCCTGTATTTATGCAGCTAAAGAGCGTGTTGTATTTATAAATACTGGATTTTTAGACCGCACAGGCGATGAAATTCATACCTCTATGCAAGCGGGTGTTGTACTTCCAAAAGCACAGATTAAGCAGCAACCATGGATACAAGCTTATGAGGGTCGCAACGTCGATATTGGCCTTGCTTGTGGCTTAAGTCATAAAGCACAAATAGGTAAAGGCATGTGGCCAATGCCAGATAAAATGGCATTAATGATGGAGCAAAAACAAGCTCACCCTAAATCAGGCGCTAATACAGCATGGGTGCCCTCCCCTACAGCCGCTACCCTGCATGCAATGCATTATCACGATATAAACGTATTTACCGAGCAGCAAAGTATAGCTAAACGTGCTATTGCGAGCCTTAATGACCTGCTTACACCGCCGCTAATGACAGATGCTAAAACGCTTTCAAAAGAAGATATTCAAAGCGAGCTTGAAAACAACGCACAAGGCATTTTAGGTTACGTTGTACGTTGGATTGATCAAGGCGTTGGCTGCTCAAAAGTACCCGACATTAACCATATCGGGCTAATGGAAGACAGAGCAACACTGCGTATTTCAAGCCAGCATATGGCTAATTGGTTGCTAAATGGCGTGTGTTCACAGGCGCAAATAAAATCAACAATGGCTAAAATGGCCAAAGTAGTTGATGGTCAAAACGAGCACGACACTGCGTATACACCCATGGCAACAAACGAAGAAACCCTTAATAACAGCATAGCGTTCCAAGCTGCACTTGCACTGGTTTTGGAGGGTGTAACGCAACCTAGTGGTTACACTGAACCACTGCTACATAGCTACCGTATAAAATATAAAGCACAAAAAACGAATACGCTTTAACCGCTTAAGCAAAGTTCAGATTAAGTGCTAAACCAGCTTTTAAGCTGGTTTTTTATCGCCTAAAATTAGAATAACATCACTTTTAAGGCATTTTAAAGGTGTATAGATAATACACATGAATATCTAACATTTATTCAAACGTAAAAAAGCGTGTTTTGCATACACAAAACACGCTTTTTAAAGCTTTAGCTAATTAAATCTAATTTTTTACAATGGCATTGTGATAAATATTTTGTACATCGTCACAATCTTCAAGCATATTTATAAACTTATCAAAGTTAGCAATAACTTCTTCGTCTTCAATTTCAATATTAACTTGAGGAATAAACGTAATTTCGTCTACTTCAAAGTTAATGCCTTCAAATGCGTCTTCAAGGGCAGTTTTAGCTTTAAAGTATTCTGTTGGCGGTGCAAATACCGATATTTTACCGTCCTCGGCTTCAACATCGCTAACATCAACATCAGCCATCATTAATGCTTCTAATACGACTTCATCGTCATCACCCGCAAAGCCAAGTACCGCATAATGATCAAACATATGTGCTACGCAGCCAGGAGTACCAATTTTTGAGTCTGTTTTAGTAAACGGTAAGCGTACATCTTTAATTGTACGGTTCGGATTGTCAGTTAAACAGTCAACAATAACCATGCAATTACCTGGGCCATAGCCTTCGTAACGGGCAACAGAGTAATCTTCCCCTGCACCACCGGCTGCTTTTTCAATTGCTTTATCGATAACGTGCGCTGGTACTTGGTCTTTTTTAGCTTTTTCGATTAGACGGCGTAGTGTTTGATTTACTTCGGGATCGGGATCGCCACTTTTTGCTGCAACGTAAATCTCTTTACCATACTTTGAGTTTACTTTTGTTTTTGCATTGGCTGTTTTGATCATAGAACTTTGACGAACTACAAATGCTCTGCCCATTTTGTGCCCCTAATGAATACGTTACGTTTTGCGGTATTTTACCAACTCAAAACGTATTGGGCTAGGAACAAACGTTATTTTGTAATTTAAATAACATAGCACTTATTCTTAAATAAATTTAATAGTACCCTATTTAACATAACTCTATTTTTTCAGAATAACTCTCAACTAATGTCACTAATTCAACAAAGTCATGTAAAACGTAATCTGCCTGATCGGCATAAGCAGGCGTTGACTCTGGAGCGTATAAACACGCGCGCATATTTGCATTGTGCGCAGCTTGAATGTCGTAAAGGTAATCGCCTACATAAAGTAAATTTCTTGCGTTAATGTTCCAAAGTGTTGCAATGGCATTTAAAGCGCTGGGATCTGGCTTTGCTGGGGCATCGCTTCGCGTTAAAACTGTGCTGATAGGGAGTGGATTATTTTGTAATTTAATTGCCGCTGCTTTATCAAAATTGCGAGTAACAATCGCCATCGGAATATTTTTAGACTTTAAAGCATGAATAGCTTCACTCACACCAGGTAATATACTGGCATGTTGTGCATCTATTAATTCGTGTTGGTGAACTATATTCATTGCCTCTTCACGCATATACGGTGAGGGCAACTGAGCAATGTAATCAAGTAAGTCTTGCTCGCAAGGGCAACCTATTTGGGCCTTTATTAATGCAAAATCTAATTCTGATGAAACCAATGTTCCATCTAAATCAAAAATCACTCCAAAAATAGCCTCAACCTGAGTAGTCATATCATTCCCTGAATTTAGTTATTACTAAATGAAATTTAAACATAAAATTCTCTACTGCTTATGCCCTAGGCCGGTAAATACAAAGGGATAAATGAAACTAACTATATTTAAATATTAATACGCACCATTATCAATCTATTGATAACAAAGTAATTTAAGTGCTTGATATATCATGCGCAAAAAAAGGTAAATATACAAATTGAACTCACAAATTTTACGTAAATTTACAAATAACAGATCAAACATGAACGCAGTTTAAACGTATGAAGAAAACGCGCACATAAACTGCTGTGCGCGTCGGTTGGGGAAGTTTTAAATATTAATTTTGCTCAAAGCGGGCTTCGAGCCAAGTATCATCTTGAGCAAAGTTTAAAGTTTTAATCTTACCTTTGCCCTCAACGTTTACCATATTTACCTGAGATGGCCATAAATCACGAAGTGCGCCATTACTCATTTTAATTCCTTCAATGTTTTCAGGAATTGGTGCTTCTTGGTAAACCCAAAAAAACTTACCATCAACTTGTGCTCCCACAAAGTTAAGTGGTAAAGGTTCACCACTTAACGTTTGTAGAGCAACATGCGATTCAACATACTTAGCAAAACGTTGTTGGTCGGCTTTATTACTAATAATATCAATTTTGCCTTTAAACAATGTTCCTACGGCGTGTTCGGTATCATGTAAATAAAAGCGATGCATTAATTCAACATTATGCGTTCGTTTATTAAAAAGCACGGTTGTAACTGACGATTTTAGTTGATGCGCCATACTTGGCGCAGCAACTAAAAGGCAAACAATAATAAGCAAAAAGCGCATTATTGCTGCTCCTCACCGTCATCCTTTTCGTCTTTCTTCTCATCAGTTTTAAGCTCAGTTTTAATATCTTGCATGATATCGCGACTTACTTTAGCTTTACTCTTTTCCTTTTTAAACACTTCAATACGTGAAGGAATAATACGACGAGGGTAGTTATTGTTTTCAACATCTACGTCAGCTGTTTCCCAGCCTGGGTCAACAGTAACTGATACAAGCGGTTTGTTTTTATCGGTAACAATCAGCTTTTGAACGTTTTTATAATTACGACGCCAAATTTCAGCAGGAATATAGCGCTCTTCTTTAGTGCCATCTTCATATGTTAGCTCTAATAAAATAGGCATTACCAAACCACCAAGGTTTGAAAATTCCATAACGTAATAGTTTTTATCTTCTTCTAAAGCACGCTCAAGCGTTTTACGCTCCCACGGCTCTAAGCCTTTTAAAAACTTATTGTACGAGTTACGTTCTTTATTGGTTACAGTAAAACGGTCGTTTTCGTCATAAAAATCGGTAACATCAGAGTTTTTCTCAACCCATGTTTTTTTACCTTGTGCGCGGTTACGCTCAACAAATAATGAAGTAGGTTTGTCTGCTTCAATATCACGTAAACGGCTGTAATCAATATCAGGGTTTTTAGTGTCTAAACGTAGTTGATATACTTTATCTAAAGAGATATCTACATGGTCTGTGGTGTAAAACCAGCCACGCCAAAACCAATCTAAATCAACACCAGAGGCTTCTTCCATTGTACGGAAAAAATCAGCTGGAGTAGGGCGCTTGTATTTCCAGCGCTGAGCATA
Proteins encoded in this region:
- a CDS encoding YebC/PmpR family DNA-binding transcriptional regulator — protein: MGRAFVVRQSSMIKTANAKTKVNSKYGKEIYVAAKSGDPDPEVNQTLRRLIEKAKKDQVPAHVIDKAIEKAAGGAGEDYSVARYEGYGPGNCMVIVDCLTDNPNRTIKDVRLPFTKTDSKIGTPGCVAHMFDHYAVLGFAGDDDEVVLEALMMADVDVSDVEAEDGKISVFAPPTEYFKAKTALEDAFEGINFEVDEITFIPQVNIEIEDEEVIANFDKFINMLEDCDDVQNIYHNAIVKN
- a CDS encoding malate synthase G, whose product is MSHTLTHSGLSVDTQLADFVKNQLLPGTHLSKHQFWQSFAHIVQALTPINKALLEKRELLQQQIDDYHLANKTWDSVKYHAFLQDIDYLVKEPTNFEIETQNVEPEVALTAGPQLVVPVSNARFALNAANARWGSLYDALYGTDVLSEDDGAEKANTYNPVRGFKVMAYARQFLDKALPLTNGSHIESTNYSVVDGALLITLRDSSQTTLANPSQLIGYQGEAQNPTVVLLKNNDLHIELHIDHHHIIGQADKAGLKDVVLEAALTTIMDCEDSVAAVDAEDKVQVYKNWLGLMQGNLVESFKKGDKTVERTLQSDKTYTALDGGTVTLKGRSMMFVRNVGHLMTNPAITDVYNQPVFEGIMDAMFTATAALHDLNKKTGIKNTSAQSINIVKPKMHGPEEVAFTNTLFSLVEEALSLPKNTLKMGIMDEERRTSVNLKACIYAAKERVVFINTGFLDRTGDEIHTSMQAGVVLPKAQIKQQPWIQAYEGRNVDIGLACGLSHKAQIGKGMWPMPDKMALMMEQKQAHPKSGANTAWVPSPTAATLHAMHYHDINVFTEQQSIAKRAIASLNDLLTPPLMTDAKTLSKEDIQSELENNAQGILGYVVRWIDQGVGCSKVPDINHIGLMEDRATLRISSQHMANWLLNGVCSQAQIKSTMAKMAKVVDGQNEHDTAYTPMATNEETLNNSIAFQAALALVLEGVTQPSGYTEPLLHSYRIKYKAQKTNTL
- a CDS encoding DUF6702 family protein; protein product: MRFLLIIVCLLVAAPSMAHQLKSSVTTVLFNKRTHNVELMHRFYLHDTEHAVGTLFKGKIDIISNKADQQRFAKYVESHVALQTLSGEPLPLNFVGAQVDGKFFWVYQEAPIPENIEGIKMSNGALRDLWPSQVNMVNVEGKGKIKTLNFAQDDTWLEARFEQN
- a CDS encoding HAD family hydrolase, with translation MTTQVEAIFGVIFDLDGTLVSSELDFALIKAQIGCPCEQDLLDYIAQLPSPYMREEAMNIVHQHELIDAQHASILPGVSEAIHALKSKNIPMAIVTRNFDKAAAIKLQNNPLPISTVLTRSDAPAKPDPSALNAIATLWNINARNLLYVGDYLYDIQAAHNANMRACLYAPESTPAYADQADYVLHDFVELVTLVESYSEKIELC
- a CDS encoding isocitrate lyase — encoded protein: MTTYQRETDTLSTLCQSQGSAWKAINPEYASRMRLQNRFRTGIEIAQYTADVMREDMAAYDADTSLYTQSLGCWHGFTAQQMMMAIKRHQKTTKRSYVYLSGWMVAALRSAFGPLPDQSMHEKTSVPALIEEIYTFLKQADARELDHLFNDLDAAKANGGDVQAVIDKIDNFETHVVPIIADIDAGFGNEEATYLLAKKMIEAGACAIQIENQVSDAKQCGHQAGKVTVPHEDFLAKINAVRYAFLELGIDNGIIVARTDSLGASLTQKVPVSQTPGDLASQYNAFLETTPINGVDDLNEGDTAMKINGQLCKPTRLDNGLFQFREGTEKDRVVLDCITSLQSGADLLWIETEKPHVKQIAELVNRVKEHVPNAKLVYNNSPSFNWTLKFREQVYQEWEEAGRDLSAYPSITDNKGLMAPEMDATELAQAADLLVQNFQRDGAREAGIFHHLITLPTYHTAALSTDILSEGYFGDMGMLAYVRDVQRQEIRREQASVKHQDLAGSNMGDTHKEYFSGDNALKAGGEDNTMNQF